In Novosphingobium sp. MMS21-SN21R, a single genomic region encodes these proteins:
- a CDS encoding radical SAM protein: MAIAATARKLAKAVPATAPLLKSGYRAGERALTAAGAIWPGMIRANTEKITIAITAHCNLRCKGCNYGRDFMPGAQMPFAIYRDLIEDAAAAKVPAVRLYGGEPLLHPDVVRMVELANAQGVGCYMTTNALILDQKIDALHGAGLRKITMGYYGQGAAFDAYVQRPGRHARLIESLDATRRAFGPDKLDLQFNFLLSRQTANVPAIEEMRRFAERYDAAVQIDVVHYSLPYFQDGPETELQFRPEDADDLRRSIDHLLAIKDRQPDLLTASPMALVSLEDWALKQSAMRVPCDARKLLWIGADGSVMLCYVTFPLGNLHEKRLRDILYTPGHHAAARDAFALNCPNCHCESAARIEKHGPSNRKYTAMAMARLG; the protein is encoded by the coding sequence ATGGCCATTGCCGCGACCGCACGCAAGCTTGCCAAGGCCGTGCCTGCCACCGCGCCGCTGCTGAAATCCGGCTATCGCGCCGGGGAGCGCGCGCTGACCGCTGCCGGTGCGATCTGGCCGGGCATGATCCGCGCCAACACAGAAAAGATCACCATCGCCATCACTGCGCACTGCAACTTGCGCTGCAAGGGCTGCAATTATGGGCGCGATTTCATGCCCGGCGCGCAAATGCCTTTCGCAATCTACCGCGATCTGATCGAGGACGCTGCGGCAGCCAAGGTCCCGGCGGTGCGGCTCTACGGCGGTGAACCGCTGCTCCACCCCGACGTCGTGCGCATGGTCGAACTGGCAAATGCCCAAGGCGTCGGCTGCTACATGACGACCAACGCGCTGATTCTCGACCAGAAGATCGATGCGCTGCACGGTGCAGGCCTTCGCAAGATCACCATGGGCTATTACGGGCAGGGCGCGGCGTTCGACGCCTATGTCCAGCGTCCCGGCCGCCACGCCCGCCTGATCGAGAGCCTTGACGCCACCCGGCGCGCGTTCGGGCCGGACAAGCTCGACCTGCAGTTCAACTTTCTGCTCTCACGCCAGACCGCCAATGTGCCCGCGATCGAGGAAATGCGCCGCTTCGCCGAGCGTTACGACGCCGCCGTCCAGATCGACGTAGTCCACTATTCTCTGCCCTATTTCCAGGACGGCCCGGAAACTGAACTCCAGTTTCGGCCCGAGGATGCAGACGACTTGCGCCGAAGCATCGACCACCTGCTCGCCATCAAGGACCGCCAGCCTGACTTGCTTACCGCCTCGCCGATGGCGCTGGTCTCGCTTGAGGACTGGGCGCTCAAACAGTCGGCGATGCGCGTGCCCTGCGATGCGCGCAAGCTGTTGTGGATCGGCGCGGACGGCTCGGTGATGTTGTGCTACGTCACTTTTCCGCTCGGCAACCTGCATGAAAAACGGCTGCGGGACATTCTCTACACGCCCGGTCATCATGCCGCCGCGCGCGATGCCTTTGCGCTCAATTGCCCCAATTGCCACTGCGAATCCGCCGCGCGGATCGAAAAGCATGGACCGAGCAACCGCAAGTACACAGCCATGGCCATGGCCCGGCTGGGCTGA
- the queF gene encoding preQ(1) synthase, whose product MAGEGPLHLGKTSALPGSPEEAALDYVPNPRPGTLYMIRFAAPEFTSLCPVTGQPDFAHLVIDYAPGETIVESKALKLFLGSFRNHAGFHEDVTVGIGQRLFAEMQPVWLRIGGYWYPRGGIPIDVFWQSGPPPAGLWLPDQGVQSYRGRG is encoded by the coding sequence ATGGCAGGCGAAGGACCGCTTCATCTTGGCAAGACCAGCGCGCTTCCGGGAAGCCCGGAAGAGGCCGCTCTGGACTACGTGCCCAATCCGCGCCCCGGCACGCTTTACATGATCCGCTTCGCCGCGCCCGAATTCACCTCGCTCTGCCCGGTTACCGGCCAGCCCGACTTTGCGCACCTCGTGATCGACTATGCGCCGGGAGAAACCATCGTCGAATCAAAGGCCTTGAAGCTGTTCCTCGGCTCGTTCCGCAATCATGCGGGCTTCCACGAGGATGTGACTGTCGGCATCGGCCAGCGTCTGTTCGCTGAAATGCAGCCCGTCTGGCTGAGGATCGGCGGTTATTGGTATCCACGCGGCGGCATTCCCATCGACGTGTTCTGGCAGTCGGGTCCGCCGCCCGCAGGCCTGTGGCTGCCCGATCAGGGCGTGCAGTCCTATCGCGGACGCGGGTAA